ttatGTATATAAGGTACAACATAAATGGAAGTGCTTTTATTTGTTATAGTTTAATTGTCCATTCTTGCAAAGTGGTATTCTGTCCCCTTCACATTGGCACATGGTTTAAATACTTCCACATACCTGTTACAATATGACATGTGCCTGAGGTGCACGGCTCGTGATCATTTATAGGTGGACTTTCTTCATCGGCACCTGATGCCACCTTCCTTTTGATGTGGGCCATTAACAAGAAGCAAATACCAATAAATGTCACTGCCGGGCCCATGATTTGTAAAAACAGCAGTTTGCACTTCTCGTTCTCATTAATTCTCGTTGGGAAGTTGAGTGCTTGGCCGTCCACGGTGCCAGTGCAGGTGACAGCCCAAACTCCAATCGTGGTCAGCAGCATCCCACTCAAGCAAAACAGGACACCAAAGATGAGGAAATGGGCAAAGGATGTCTGTTCGCCACAAGAGCGATAGCACCGTTGGTCAGCTGAGTATTCCAGTCGGGTCAAATTAACCAGGCTTCTCGATCTTGAAAGCAGGATGAATATCAATGCAAAGCCGCATAAACTGGGTCCAGTGGCCTTTAGGATCATGCTGCAGGAAACTCCACCACAGTCACAGGCTTGTAACCCAAAGGTGGTCATGACAATTGCAGGAGATAGAAATGAAGCAACACATACGAGTACAAAGACTCCTGTTCT
The DNA window shown above is from Amblyraja radiata isolate CabotCenter1 chromosome 3, sAmbRad1.1.pri, whole genome shotgun sequence and carries:
- the tmem171 gene encoding transmembrane protein 171, giving the protein MTTFGLQACDCGGVSCSMILKATGPSLCGFALIFILLSRSRSLVNLTRLEYSADQRCYRSCGEQTSFAHFLIFGVLFCLSGMLLTTIGVWAVTCTGTVDGQALNFPTRINENEKCKLLFLQIMGPAVTFIGICFLLMAHIKRKVASGADEESPPINDHEPCTSGTCHIVTDRSGLVFPFPPPYFLEPPPMVNDACEASWLAPSEDPPSYYSIIFCRAEETHDDLQDTLTVDEVPNSIPPPSYDEIFPVESEDASGH